The DNA window GGAAAGTGATCGCCTTCATCGCGCTGATGATCGTGGTCGGCCGCCGCCTGGTACCCTGGATCCTGTCAAAAACCGCCAGCACCGGCTCACGCGAGCTGTTTACGCTGGCGGTGCTGGCATTGGCGCTGGGGATTGCCTATGGCGCCGTTGGCCTGTTTGACGTTTCCTTCGCACTCGGGGCGTTCTTCGCCGGCATGGTGCTCAATGAGTCCGAGCTTAGCCACCGTGCCGCACACGATACGCTGCCGCTGCGCGATGCCTTCGCGGTACTGTTTTTTGTTTCTGTCGGCATGCTGTTCGATCCGCTGATTCTGATCCGTGAACCGCTGGCCGTGCTGGCAACGTTAGCGATTATCGTGTTCGGTAAGTCTGCCGCCGCATTCTTGCTGGTGAAACTGTTCGGCCACTCCAAGCGCACTGCGCTGACCATTTCCGCCAGCCTGGCGCAGATCGGTGAATTCGCCTTTATCCTGGCCGGGCTGGGGATTGCGCTGGGGATGATGTCAGAGCACGGCCGCAACCTGGTGCTGGCCGGCGCGATTCTTTCTATCATGCTGAACCCGCTGCTGTTTACCTTGTTGGAGCGCTATCTGGCGAAGAACGAAACCATCGACGAACAGAGTATGGAAGAAGCGGTGGAAGAAGAGAAACAGATCCCGGTCGATATGTGCAACCACGCGCTAATCGTCGGCTATGGCCGCGTGGGCAGCCTGCTTGGCGCCAAACTGGCGGAAGCCGGTATTCCGCTGGTGGTGATTGAGAACTCGCGCCCACGCGTGGAAGCGCTGCGTGAGCAAGGGATCAAGACGGTGCTGGGCAATGCGGCCAATCCCGAGGTGATGGATTTGGCACGGCTGGACTGCGCGCGTTGGCTGCTGCTGACTATCCCCAACGGCTATGAAGCCGGCGAGATTGTCGCGTCCGCCCGCAGCAAACGGCAAAATATCGAGATTATCGCCCGCGCGCACTATGACGATGAGGTGTCTTACATCGCCGAG is part of the Gibbsiella quercinecans genome and encodes:
- the ybaL gene encoding YbaL family putative K(+) efflux transporter, encoding MHHSTPLITTIVGGLVLAFLLGMLANRLRISPLVGYLAAGVLAGPFTPGFVADTSLAPELAEIGVILLMFGVGLHFSLKDLLAVKSIAIPGAVAQIAVATLLGMGLAKLLDWDLISGLVFGLCLSTASTVVLLRALEERQLIDSQRGQIAIGWLIVEDLAMVLTLVLLPAVGNLMGSGNASTGQLLTELAVTIGKVIAFIALMIVVGRRLVPWILSKTASTGSRELFTLAVLALALGIAYGAVGLFDVSFALGAFFAGMVLNESELSHRAAHDTLPLRDAFAVLFFVSVGMLFDPLILIREPLAVLATLAIIVFGKSAAAFLLVKLFGHSKRTALTISASLAQIGEFAFILAGLGIALGMMSEHGRNLVLAGAILSIMLNPLLFTLLERYLAKNETIDEQSMEEAVEEEKQIPVDMCNHALIVGYGRVGSLLGAKLAEAGIPLVVIENSRPRVEALREQGIKTVLGNAANPEVMDLARLDCARWLLLTIPNGYEAGEIVASARSKRQNIEIIARAHYDDEVSYIAERGANQVVMGEREIANSMLNILSLDSLSTEERTAGCPI